In the Scomber japonicus isolate fScoJap1 chromosome 18, fScoJap1.pri, whole genome shotgun sequence genome, one interval contains:
- the LOC128378449 gene encoding nucleosome-remodeling factor subunit BPTF-like isoform X1, translating to MRGKRGRPPKPLPVAEPSAATARGLRPRRNLKPRARDSGEEDVESPTRETNKPARKRKGGSVTSTRGRGRGRGGGRGGGRGGRRGGRRTAVSKTVVYDDHESDEEDDAVSLRSEEEDYIEEDPQSEEDEALKEDSDCLDDGDDVLYEEEEEEEEDGASYCTESSFRSQSTLASTPGKRKSRAPRPRTPILEEKEIPALELPETSEDLLVPNEELLNATSIYEVLRNFSTVLRLSPFRFEDFCAALVGQEQCTLIAETHISLLKAILREEDTSNTTFGPADLKDSANSTLYFIDGMTWPEVLRAYCESDREYHHVLPYQEVDEYPYGPLDSKIKVLQFLVDQFLTTNMAREELMSDGVMQYDDHCRVCHRLGDLLCCETCSAVYHLECVKPPLEEVPEDEWQCEICVAHKVPGVTDSVTEAQKNRPYIRQEPIGYDRHQRKYWFLNRRIIVEEDGEHEKKKIWYYSTKAQLEELVDCLDKVYWEMDLHATLEEMKEEVQAHMDITEDLTNKARGNNKAYLTAVNDVVLENMKIRRERQEAKRRAEEMKQEAGTGSAKTAEDTAGLAPQLDNGQQKDTEAKEDAASEAASLPPATEESSVSDPNPNLGLTNQDTATPKTESLESNKETQAAPESGESPPEAKQERTDEEMKAVSSSEDAHPNETQAQTQDQPQPSSQPEPSGGGGSSSSSSQVPGSGRLRKPEQPDLADRSSQSSFTSQDGTDEYNERVKTDKGTPAQESNNQTLRGSKESSPANSDGETSRHSLLKRDLAVNLNNLFKLGQEGKYRVYHNQYSTNVLALNKHQHREDHDKRRHLSHKFSLTPASEFKWNGSIYGSRNLTVSTLRLTIIQLETSVPGPFMHPNWASHRTNWNKAVQMCSKAREFALALAILECAIKPVVMLPVWKDSLGHTRLHRMTSMEREEKEKVKRREKKLEDEEILQQATWVKYTIPIKHQVWKQKGEEYRVTGYGGWNWVSKTHVPRFVPKLPGNTNVNYRKELEAKMKKEKAAAGTNTQKKCAENEKQTTADTADEDKEKTSVSESSQSASSEDLQTSKEEDKPAEEEQGKNTEEKKEDEKMEVDPCPETAASTDEKEKVENKSPSSPAVQPLSEEPIQKVEQLKKEETTSSKPYYDVVNVSESFQLRTAYKKKVKPSKLDGLLERRVKQFTLEEKQRLERMRQAALQLKLAGTKPPSSVKTEGSTLVKPQPAVTPCVKVEEKEEGFHVKDHVVKKLNFEQEKTEVKPDNMDVKPDTTAPNNSKQTEVNPVQGSGGDAPAHKEVNGGPLANTELNSKNNCITEAIDKEKTQKPEVARVGDNAKKRGYEEVEQVSGQNNTESTEVDQTKTSPVQVNGDTVATAPVNSVQGDIKEPLVNGNLSQNDGHPPPLKVPKLENHVAEKGDSLSADKPPSSSPSCVNSNSTDNCSGSEGMKSSTQGAATTNTTTDTSKAAVTSQATSSSVSSTTTSTSSSTPPTSLAPGAAVSQKAKPITAGDAKTSSTTTSSMTISKEYSTRDRVSLLRFSKSKKARSGTALPSYRKFVTKSSKKSIFILPNDDLKRLARRAGIREVPIFNYNAKPATDIWPYPSPRPTFGITWRYRLQTVRSLAGVSLMLRLLWACLRWDDMAVKPSAAVGTTRKETTDTDIITTEIIKRKDVGPYGIRSEYCIRKIICPLGNRDTPKETPTPQRKGLRSSALRPKKQEPAKLTGPIAVETWVPEEEMELWEIRAFAERVEREKSQGIDPSKSSNTLRTAEDVKAHLENQLKQARLAAQQKRLEQQRPSPTAPTSTATTTTTSASTPITPASTGQRMGQITSGTKMVLATKLGSPVSFQQDKNFHQSFASWVKQGQNNNSSASTGSVATVASSITTSEQTFQIAGSPVTVAGQVLTAKLPLPANSKIVTLNMPTTQGGVVQQKVLGIFPSGPPANLRTYSTLHPTTGNINLRATNSASTTQQQAIKAGGQTQPGTTVNQASTLSTSVGTTMVRSPALAQQGQPQQALAQMGRGQPGSTAVPGSTPVQTGQRVAGPTSSPSTATSASGQSPIAPPQTNRPQQGQVKLTMAQLMQLTQGAQGGNPGLTVVIQGQGQTQGQLQIIPQGVTVIPAPGQQLMQAAMPNGQVQRFLFTPVPPSSSVSTSAPVTPQTQMSTPVQARGPAQVQTTPSVLAQAQMAAPLPTPTHVPASTQMPSLAPTPASIPVPGPAQVAAQASMQTQVSTATPSSVLPQVAAQASFSTPASVPTQPQVIRTMPAPSLNAGLGMAQPQVPAITTGSFPTQTQTAVSLPVGQVAPQSQVQTHTFNPAPVQMHVNAPAPALAPVSVKAAAQVAAMATATHSAQMSVSASFPSPVPVPTPALAPVSTPVIAVVSTQIAVPSPAKALTQIQATAPVPFHAAVANAVVTPVTATSTTPSVPALTERRASQPQVWTPASSQAQIPIQPVQQAAAPVQPPALATVPASTPASVSTHSPVIPLPQASLPSQSQAQVQHPAVVSMQQVSQIPVSAVQVHMKGLPVSSVVTTMRPTQPQLQPQLQPQAHTQLQPQAQAQICAQIQVQPHGQVQQMQHLQAQAQAQIHPQVRVQFQPQTQQPAQAQVQPLAQIRPQVQFQSQNQTLPQPHVQTPAQTQLQSRVQPQYHPQVQVPLQTQAQTQTQPQAQQQPQVQPQPQVQSQPQVQTQAQTQLQPQIQTQLHPQVQVQFQQQNQIHPQPQASQQPQVQVQTQPQLQVQSQQPTQVPQQLQVQAQPQVQAKLQVQFQPQNQTQVQGQPQLQVQSPIRHQLITVPGLQQPVQLLSALPPHVAAQIQAQIQAQAQQQGGTVPQQIKLQLPIQIQQTGGQIQAHQIQNMVTIQAPASVQEQIQRMQQLRDQQQQQQQQQQQQQQQQQQQQQQQQPKKKKTHEAKREQKEQNQQAVSPGDGIQKQAVVKQNATAEQLKQRKTLAAAEREENQRMIVCNQVMKFILDKIEKDEKQAAKKRKKEEVVEQKRSKQNATKLTALLYKHKEQLKAEILKKRALLDKELQLQVQEELRRDIARLQKEKEKARAAITQAAAATVKAASHSPHSSHSSHSSHTTHSSHSTHTVTSPSSSHKRKREEERDKDRNRDRDRHDKDKKRDRDRDRDRYRDRDKDKDRDRDRERDKERDRHRDRERDKDKDKDRDRDRDKDRDPISSKHKKKKKLSSTSKDHKKDTKLYCICKTAYDESKFYIGCDLCSNWFHGACVGITEKEAKKLEDFVCNDCKRGQEGGSNEELYCICRTPYDESQFYIGCDRCQNWYHGRCVGILQSEANHIDVYVCPQCQSTEDAMTVLTPLTDKDYEGLKRILRSLQSHKMAWPFLEPVDPHDAPDYYRVIKEPMDFSTMESRLQKRHYHKLTEFVADVTKIFDNCRYYNPNDTPFFQCAEVLEGFFVQKLKCFKASRLSDS from the exons ATGAGAGGGAAAAGAGGCAGGCCGCCCAAACCTCTACCAGTCGCGGAGCCCTCCGCTGCGACGGCCCGGGGCTTACGACCCAGGAGGAATCTAAAGCCCAGGGCCAGGGACAGCGGGGAGGAAGATGTGGAGAGTCCCACAAGGGAAACTAACAAGCCGGCcagaaagaggaaagggggaTCCGTCACGTCAACACGGGGCAGGGGACGAGGCAGAGGCGgcggcagaggaggaggaagagggggaagaagaggaggaaggcgGACGGCTGTGTCCAAAACAGTGGTGTACGACGACCACGAGAGCGATGAGGAAGACGATGCTGTCAGTTTGAGGTCGGAGGAGGAAGATTACATTGAGGAGGACCCCCAGTCCGAAGAGGACGAGGCCCTGAAAGAGGACTCTGACTGccttgatgatggtgatgatgtgctgtacgaagaggaggaggaggaggaggaggatggtgcCAGCTACTGTACAGAGAGCAGCTTTCGGAGTCAGAGCACACTCGCCAGCACTCCGG GGAAGAGAAAATCTCGGGCCCCCAGACCCCGCACACCCATtctggaggagaaggagattCCAGCTCTTGAGCTTCCTGAGACCTCTGAGGATCTCCTGGTGCCTAATGAGGAGTTGCTCAATGCCACCTCCATCTACGAGGTGCTAAGGAACTTCAGCACGGTTCTGCGTCTCTCCCCTTTCCGCTTTGAGGACTTCTGTGCAGCGCTGGTAGGCCAGGAGCAGTGCACTTTAATAGCAGAGACACACATTTCCCTGTTGAAGGCCATCCTACGTGAGGAGGACACCTCCAACACTACCTTTGGCCCTGCTGACCTCAAGGACAGTGCAAACTCAACTCTGTACTTTATTGATGGCATGACATGGCCTGAGGTATTGCGGGCGTATTGCGAGAGTGACCGGGAGTACCACCACGTCCTGCCATACCAGGAGGTGGATGAGTACCCCTACGGTCCTCTTGACAGTAAGATCAAGGTACTACAGTTTTTGGTGGACCAGTTTCTCACTACTAACATGGCTCGTGAAGAGCTGATGTCTGACGGCGTCATGCAGTATGACGACCACTGCCGCGTGTGTCACCGCCTGGGTGACCTGCTGTGCTGTGAGACATGTTCAGCGGTCTACCACCTGGAGTGTGTGAAACCGCCACTGGAGGAGGTTCCAGAGGACGAGTGGCAGTGCGAGATTTGCGTGGCGCACAAGGTGCCAGGTGTCACAGACTCTGTGACGGAGGCGCAGAAGAACAGGCCTTACATCCGCCAGGAGCCTATTGGATATGACCGCCACCAGAGGAAATACTGGTTCTTAAACAGAAGGATTATTGT TGAGGAAGACGGGGAGCACGAGAAGAAGAAGATCTGGTACTACAGCACCAAAGCTCAGCTGGAGGAGCTCGTGGACTGCCTGGATAAGGTGTACTGGGAGATGGACCTCCACGCCACTctggaggagatgaaagagGAAGTGCAAGCTCACATGGATATCACAGAGGACCTTACCAACAAAGCCCGTGGCAACAATAAAGCCTACCTCACCGCTGTCAATG aCGTGGTCCTGGAGAATATGAAGATCAGACGGGAGAGACAGGAAGCGAAGAGGCGAGCCGAGGAGATGAAGCAGGAGGCGGGAACGGGCTCCGCTAAGACAGCGGAGGACACCGCCGGGCTTGCGCCGCAGCTCGACAACGGACAGCAAAAAGACACAGAGGCCAAGGAAGATGCTGCTTCAGAAG CAGCCTCGCTTCCCCCCGCCACGGAGGAGAGCAGCGTGTCtgatcctaaccctaacctgggCTTGACCAACCAGGACACGGCCACGCCTAAAACGGAATCCCTCGAATCAAACAAGGAAACGCAGGCTGCTCCGGAGAGCGGGGAGTCCCCTCCAGAGGCAAAGCAGGAGAGGACAG ATGAGGAAATGAAAGCAGTGTCAAGCAGTGAGGACGCGCACCCTAATGAGACGCAAGCACAAACCCAAGATCAGCCGCAGCCGTCATCTCAGCCGGAGCcgagcggcggcggcggcagcagcagcagcagcagccaggtTCCTGGAAGCGGGAGACTCAGGAAACCAGAGCAGCCCGACCTGGCCGACCGGTCATCTCAGTCGTCTTTTACCAGCCAGGACGGGACAG ATGAGTATAACGAAAGGGTTAAGACTGATAAAGGGACGCCAGCACAGGAGTCTAATAACCAAACTCTCCGAGGCAGCAAAGAG TCATCTCCCGCAAACTCTGACGGTGAGACTTCGCGTCACAGCCTCCTCAAACGGGACCTTGCGGTGAATTTGAACAACTTGTTCAAACTGGGCCAGGAGGGTAAGTACAGGGTCTACCACAACCAGTACAGCACCAACGTCCTGGCTCTCAACAAACACCAGCACCGCGAGGACCACGACAAGAGACGCCACCTCTCCCACAAGTTCAGCTTGACCCCCGCCTCGGAGTTCAAATGGAACGGCTCCATCTATGGTTCACGGAACCTCACCGTCTCCACCCTGCGTCTCACTATCATCCAGCTGGAGACCAGTGTCCCTGGTCCGTTTATGCACCCTAACTGGGCCTCGCACAG GACCAACTGGAACAAAGCAGTGCAAATGTGCAGTAAAGCCAGGGAATTTGCTCTGGCTTTGGCCATCCTGGAGTGTGCCATCAAACCAGTGGTCATGCTGCCTGTGTGGAAAGATTCTCTTGGACACACAAG GCTGCATCGCATGACATCCatggagagggaggaaaaggagaaggtgAAAAGGCGAGAGAAAAAACTGGAGGACGAGGAAATACTGCAGCAGGCTACTTGGGTCAAATACACCATCCCCATTAAACACCAG gTGTGGAAGCAGAAAGGAGAGGAGTACAGAGTTACTGGGTATGGTGGCTGGAACTGGGTCAGCAAGACCCACGTGCCACGATTTGTTCCAAAGCTACCAGGAAACACAAACGTAAACTACCGCAAAGAACTGGAGG ctaaaatgaaaaaggaaaaagcagcGGCTGGCACAAATACGCAGAAAAAGTGTGCGGAAAACGAGAAGCAGACTACTGCAGACACAGCGGACGAGGACAAAGAGAAAACGTCTGTTAGCGAGTCATCTCAGAGCGCTTCATCAGAGGATTTACAGACGTCAAAAGAGGAAGACAAAcctgcagaggaggagcagggaaagaatacagaagagaagaaagaagatgaaaaaatgGAGGTTGACCCCTGTCCAGAAACTGCTGCTTCAACTGATGAAAAAg AGAAAGTTGAAAACAAAAGCCCTTCCTCGCCTGCTGTGCAACCTTTGAGCGAAGAGCCGATCCAGAAAGTCGAGCAACTCAAGAAGGAGGAGACCACTTCTTCAAAGCCTTACTACGATGTCGTGAACGTCAGCGAGAGCTTCCAGTTGCGAACAGCTTACAAGAAGAAGGTGAAGCCGTCGAAACTGGACGGGCTCTTGGAGCGCCGGGTAAAACAGTTCACCTtggaggagaagcagagacTAGAGCGGATGAGACAGGCGGCCCTGCAGTTAAAACTGGCTGGTACGAAGCCTCCGTCCAGTGTTAAAACAGAAGGATCAACATTAGTCAAACCGCAGCCTGCCGTGACACCGTGCGTTAAagtagaggagaaggaggagggctTTCATGTTAAAGATCATGTGGTTAAAAAACTCAACTTCGAGCAGGAGAAGACGGAGGTAAAACCAGACAACATGGATGTCAAACCAGACACCACAGCACCTAATAATAGCAAGCAGACCGAGGTCAATCCTGTGCAGGGGAGCGGTGGGGATGCCCCAGCTCACAAAGAAGTAAACGGAGGACCCTTAGCAAACACTGAGCTCAACAGTAAAAACAACTGTATAACGGAGGCAATAGATAAAGAGAAAACGCAGAAGCCAGAGGTGGCTCGAGTGGGAGACAACGCTAAGAAACGTGGCTATGAGGAAGTTGAGCAGGTCAGCGGACAGAACAACACGGAGAGCACGGAGGTAGACCAAACCAAGACCAGTCCGGTGCAGGTGAATGGGGACACTGTGGCCACTGCTCCCGTAAACTCAGTCCAAGGTGATATCAAAGAGCCTCTGGTGAATGGAAACCTCTCCCAGAACGATGGTCACCCACCTCCCCTGAAAGTTCCGAAATTAGAGAACCACGTGGCAGAGAAAGGAGACTCTCTCAGCGCGGACAAGCCTCCATCTTCAAGCCCGTCTTGTGTGAATAGCAATAGTACTGACAATTGCAGTGGTAGCGAAGGCATGAAAAGTTCCACACAAGGGGCCGCCACGACTAACACCACCACAGACACTAGTAAGGCTGCTGTGACGTCTCAAGCAACAAGTAGCTCAGTCTCTTCTACTACCActtccacctcctccagcaCCCCTCCCACCTCTTTGGCACCAGGGGCAGCGGTCTCCCAAAAGGCCAAACCAATCACCGCAGGGGACGCCAAGACGAGTTCAACGACAACCAGCTCCATGACGATTAGTAAAGAGTATTCCACCAGAGACCGAGTCAGCCTTCTCAGGTTCTCCAAATCGAAGAAGGCTCGGTCGGGAACAGCCCTGCCATCCTACCGCAAGTTTGTCACAAAGAGCAGCAAGAAGAGCATCTTCATCCTGCCCAACGATGACCTGAAGAGGCTGGCGAGGAGAGCAGGCATCAGAGAGGTGCCCATCTTCAACTACAACGCCAAGCCAGCCACGGATATATGGCCCTACCCTTCACCTCGACCCACGTTTGGGATCACATGGAG GTACCGTCTCCAGACTGTGAGGTCACTGGCAGGGGTCAGCTTGATGCTGAGGCTGCTGTGGGCGTGTCTGAGGTGGGACGATATGGCTGTAAAGCCCTCTGCTGCCGTAGGGACAACACGGAAAG AaactacagacacagacatcATCACAACAGAGATTATAAAACGAAAAGACGTTGGGCCTTATGGCATCCGCTCAGAATACTGTATCAGGAAGATCATCTGTCCCCTCGGAAACAGAGACACCCCCAAAG AAACTCCCACTCCACAGAGGAAAGGCCTGCGCTCAAGCGCCTTGAGGCCCAAGAAACAAGAGCCTGCCAAACTGACTGGGCCTATCGCTGTGGAGACATGGGTTCCTGAAGAGGAAATGGAGCTGTGGGAGATCAGGGCCTTTGCAGAAAG AGTGGAGAGGGAGAAGTCACAGGGTATAGATCCCTCCAAGAGTAGCAATACTCTAAGGACGGCTGAGGATGTCAAGGCCCATTTGGAGAATCAGCTGAAACAAGCTCGATTGGCTGCCCAGCAG AAACGGCTTGAGCAGCAGAGACCAAGCCCAACCGCCCCCACTTCCACAGCtacaaccaccaccacctcagCCAGCACTCCCATTACCCCAGCGTCCACAGGCCAGAGGATGGGTCAGATCACATCCGGAACAAAGATGGTCCTGGCCACCAAACTGGGCTCTCCGGTCTCCTTCCAGCAAGACAAGAACTTCCACCAGTCGTTTGCTTCTTGGGTCAAGCAGGGTCAGAACAACAACAGCTCAG CCTCCACTGGCTCGGTGGCCACCGTGGCTAGCAGCATCACCACCTCAGAGCAAACCTTCCAGATCGCTGGCAGCCCAGTGACTGTGGCTGGCCAGGTCCTCACCGCCAAACTACCCCTGCCCGCTAACAGCAAGATTGTCACGCTCAACATGCCCACTACTCAAGGAG GTGTAGTTCAACAGAAAGTTCTGGGCATTTTCCCCTCTGGGCCTCCTGCTAACCTGAGGACATACAGCACACTACATCCTACGACTGGCAACATCAACCTCAGAGCCACTAACTCTGCCTCAACTACTCAGCAACAG GCCATCAAAGCAGGAGGCCAAACACAGCCTGGCACGACAGTGAACCAGGCATCTACCCTGTCTACCTCTGTGGGCACAACAATGGTCAGAAGTCCAGCGTTGGCTCAACAAG GCCAACCTCAGCAGGCTTTGGCCCAAATGGGCCGTGGCCAGCCTGGATCCACAGCTGTGCCTGGTTCTACACCTGtgcagacaggtcagagagtaGCAGGTCCCACATCATCCCCTTCCACAGCCACCTCAGCTTCTGGACAGTCTCCTATAGCTCCCCCCCAGACCAACAGACCACAGCAGGGTCAAGTCAAACTCACTATGGCACAGCTCATGCAGCTAACACAGGGCGCTCAG GGAGGTAATCCAGGTCTGACAGTGGTGATCCAGGGTCAGGGCCAGACCCAAGGCCAGTTGCAAATCATCCCACAGGGTGTGACAGTCATCCCGGCCCCCGGGCAGCAACTAATGCAGGCAGCCATGCCCAACGGTCAGGTCCAGCGCTTCCTCTTCACTCCCGTGCCCCCATCCTCATCAGTGTCAACTTCCGCCCCTGTGACCCCTCAAACCCAAATGTCAACACCTGTTCAAGCCAGAGGCCCCGCGCAAGTCCAGACGACTCCTTCAGTCTTAGCCCAGGCCCAAATGGCAGCCCCTCTACCCACTCCAACACACGTTCCAGCCTCAACACAAATGCCGAGCTTGGCCCCGACCCCGGCCTCGATCCCTGTGCCAGGCCCAGCGCAGGTCGCAGCCCAGGCCTCAATGCAAACACAAGTTTCCACCGCTACCCCTTCATCTGTTCTGCCGCAAGTTGCAGCGCAGGCCTCGTTCTCCACACCAGCTTCTGTCCCCACACAACCTCAAGTTATAAGAACCATGCCTGCCCCCTCACTTAATGCAGGCCTAGGCATGGCCCAACCCCAAGTCCCCGCCATCACCACTGGCTCGTTCCCTACACAAACCCAAACTGCAGTGTCACTACCTGTAGGACAAGTTGCACCCCAATCCCAGGTCCAGACACACACCTTCAACCCCGCCCCTGTCCAGATGCACGTCAATGCTCCCGCCCCCGCTTTAGCCCCCGTCTCAGTCAAGGCCGCTGCCCAAGTTGCTGCTATGGCGACGGCTACTCACTCGGCCCAAatgtctgtctctgcctctttcCCCTCACCCGTCCCAGTTCCGACCCCCGCCCTCGCTCCCGTCTCCACTCCCGTCATCGCTGTCGTGTCCACCCAAATCGCTGTCCCGTCCCCAGCCAAAGCTCTAACCCAAATCCAGGCCACAGCTCCCGTTCCCTTTCACGCTGCTGTGGCCAATGCTGTCGTCACACCAGTCACAGCCACCTCTACGACACCTTCAGTGCCAG CTCTGACAGAGCGGAGGGCATCTCAGCCCCAGGTATGGACTCCGGCCTCATCTCAAGCCCAGATTCCAATTCAGCCAGTACAGCAGGCGGCAGCTCCCGTGCAGCCCCCTGCCCTGGCTACTGTACCTGCCTCCACACCCGCATCGGTCTCCACACATTCACCCGTTATCCCTCTGCCTCAAGCATCTCTTCCTTCGCAGTCTCAAGCACAAGTCCAGCACCCTGCCGTCGTTTCCATGCAGCAGGTGTCTCAAATACCGGTCTCAGCAGTGCAGGTTCATATGAAGGGATTGCCAGTCTCTTCTGTTGTTACTACCATGAGACCCACCCAACCTCAGCTCCAGCCCCAGCTCCAGCCCCAAGCCCATACTCAACTTCAGCCCCAAGCTCAAGCCCAAATTTGTGCACAGATTCAGGTCCAGCCCCACGGTCAAGTCCAACAAATGCAGCATCTCCAGGCCCAAGCACAAGCCCAAATCCACCCCCAGGTCCGAGTTCAGTTTCAGCCACAAACTCAGCAACCAGCCCAAGCCCAAGTACAGCCACTCGCTCAAATTCGACCTCAGGTGCAGTTTCAGTCCCAAAACCAAACCTTGCCCCAGCCCCATGTCCAGACCCCAGCGCAGACCCAGCTCCAGTCAAGGGTACAACCTCAGTACCACCCACAGGTACAAGTTCCACTTCAAACACAGGCGCAAACCCAAACCCAGCCCCAGGCTCAGCAACAGCCTCAGGTCCAACCACAACCCCAGGTTCAGTCGCAGCCTCAGGTTCAGACTCAGGCCCAAACCCAGCTTCAGCCCCAGATCCAAACCCAACTCCATCCCCAGGTTCAGGTCCAGTTCCAGCAACAGAATCAGATTCACCCTCAACCTCAGGCCTCGCAGCAACCCCAAGTCCAAGTCCAAACCCAGCCCCAGTTACAAGTTCAGTCACAGCAGCCCACCCAGGTCCCGCAACAGCTTCAGGTCCAAGCCCAACCCCAAGTCCAAGCTAAGCTCCAAGTTCAGTTTCAGCCTCAGAACCAAACTCAAGTTCAAGGGCAGCCTCAGCTTCAGGTCCAGTCTCCAATCAGGCATCAGCTCATCACTGTTCCAGGGCTCCAACAACCAGTCCAGCTCCTCTCAGCGCTGCCACCACACGTCGCAGCCCAGATCCAAGCCCAGATCCAGGCGCAGGCACAGCAGCAGGGTGGCACAGTTCCCCAGCAGATCAAACTGCAGTTGCCCATCCAGATCCAGCAGACGGGGGGGCAAATTCAGGCCCACCAGATCCAGAACATGGTGACCATACAGGCACCGGCAAGTGTGCAGGAGCAGATCCAGAGGATGCAGCAGCTAAGagaccagcagcagcaacagcaacagcagcagcaacaacagcagcagcaacaacagcagcagcagcagcagcagcaaccaaagaagaagaagactcaTGAGGCTAAAAGGGAACAGAAAGAGCAGAATCAGCAGGCTGTTAGTCCCGGGGATGGTATCCAGAAACAG GCGGTAGTGAAGCAGAACGCTACAGCGGAACAGCTGAAACAGAGGAAGACCCTGGCTGCAGCTGAGCGAGAGGAGAACCAGAG AATGATCGTGTGCAACCAGGTGATGAAGTTCATTCTCGACAAGATTGAGAAGGACGAGAAGCAGGCAGctaagaagagaaagaaagaggaagtggtGGAGCAGAAACGATCCAAGCAGAATGCCACCAAGCTGACAGCGCTGCTTTACAAGCACAAAGAGCAGCTGAAGGCGGAGATCTTGAAGAAGAGGGCTCTGCTGGACAAGGAGCTGCAGCTGCAAGTGCAG GAGGAGCTGAGGCGAGACATAGCCAGGctacagaaagaaaaggagaaagccCGAGCTGCGATCACCCAGGCTGCCGCAGCGACCGTCAAGGCGGCCTCCCACTCCCCACACTCTTCCCACTCCTCCCACTCTTCTCACACTACTCATTCCTCTCACAGCACCCACACAGTGACCTCACCCTCCTCATCCCATAAACGCAAGAGGGAAGAGGagcgagacaaagacagaaaccGAGACAGGGACAGGCACGACAAGGACAAGAAACGggacagggacagagacagggacagaTATCGAGACAGAGATAAAGACAAAGATCGGGAtcgagacagggagagagacaaagagcgGGATAGACACCGGGACAGGGAGCGAGACAAGGACAAGGACAAGGACAGAGATAGGGACAGAGACAAGGACAGAGATCCCATCTCATcaaaacacaagaagaagaagaagctctcCTCTACCTCAAAGGATCACAAGAAGGACACAAAATTGTACTGTATCTGCAAAACAGCCTACGACGAGTCAAA GTTTTACATAGGGTGTGACCTGTGCTCCAACTGGTTCCATGGTGCCTGTGTTGGCATCACAGAGAAGGAGGCTAAGAAGTTAGAGGACTTTGTGTGCAATGATTGTAAACGTGgccaggagggaggaagcaacgAGGAGCTATACTGTATCTGCCGGACACCATATGACGAATCACA GTTTTACATCGGCTGCGACCGCTGCCAGAACTGGTACCACGGCCGCTGCGTTGGCATCCTGCAGAGTGAGGCCAATCACATCGACGTGTACGTGTGCCCGCAGTGTCAGTCGACAGAAGACGCCATGACAGTCCTCACGCCACTGACCGACAAAGACTACGAGGGGTTGAAAAGAATATTACGCTCGTTACAG